In one window of Paraflavitalea soli DNA:
- a CDS encoding GDSL-type esterase/lipase family protein, translating to MLVLLISTCQLQAQEGLWGEIKAFKKQDSLQPPPKNAILFVGSSSFRLWHDVQTAFPAYTIINRGFGGSTLPDVIQYADDIIFPYQPKEIVIYCGENDISSSDTITSKTVFARFEKLFTLIRKKLPKVPVVFVAMKPSPSREKFHQKLVQANLLIKNFLSRQSKTGYVDVYKLMMENGKPNESLYINDRLHMNAKGYAIWQKAIQPYLIK from the coding sequence ATGCTTGTTTTGCTCATATCCACCTGCCAGCTACAGGCTCAGGAAGGCCTTTGGGGTGAAATAAAAGCCTTTAAAAAACAGGACAGCCTGCAACCTCCTCCAAAAAATGCTATCTTGTTTGTCGGCAGCTCTTCCTTCCGTTTGTGGCATGATGTACAGACCGCCTTTCCGGCCTATACCATCATCAACCGCGGCTTTGGCGGTTCCACTTTACCGGATGTAATTCAGTATGCCGATGATATCATTTTCCCCTATCAGCCCAAAGAGATTGTGATCTATTGTGGTGAGAATGATATTTCTTCCTCCGATACCATCACCTCCAAGACCGTCTTTGCCCGCTTTGAAAAATTGTTTACCCTCATCCGTAAGAAACTGCCCAAAGTGCCCGTAGTCTTTGTGGCCATGAAGCCCAGCCCCAGCCGCGAGAAGTTTCACCAAAAGCTGGTGCAGGCCAACCTGCTGATCAAAAACTTCCTTTCCCGCCAATCCAAAACCGGCTATGTAGATGTGTATAAGCTGATGATGGAGAATGGGAAGCCCAATGAGAGTTTATATATAAATGACAGGCTGCACATGAATGCCAAAGGATACGCCATCTGGCAAAAAGCCATTCAACCTTACCTGATCAAATAA